Proteins found in one Promicromonospora sukumoe genomic segment:
- a CDS encoding RHS repeat-associated core domain-containing protein, which yields MTGKGRDQAADHGRTNRRAWGPALIGAGLTLALVVPATVPAAAAENPSVAERQSWSLDERAEHDREFAGDLQLPEALPATEAEPEAVAVSVPDPRTHEAPITVTPDARNFILSGTKAGTAAPDDIRATVGGLPVQLESPGKSARRAAGLTALSAPENVRVTTLDDASARALGVEALLTVAHAPQAGQVGAAGLGMSVDYEGLTGGNPELASRLGLVSLPVCALSTPEVPECQVQTPLSGQENQVEAGTVSAVVEVPATGAERAVAGGRTAPALERGTTSEAMVLAVAADAAGSEGDWKATSLSGAAAWETTEGTGSFTWSYPFRAPGTAGGLVPEVSLSYDSGSVDGRVASANTQTSEIGEGWDLTAGGYVERKFVPCVDDQASSNNEAPNNADYDTGDLCWKNDNATLVLGGKATDLVKDEASGKWRLEADDNTKVESLTGGWNADEDKEYWRVTTADGTQYWFGRDKRASDDPVTSLYSAWTVPVFGNHPGEPCYENAANGGFAASSCRKTWRWNLDYVVDTSGNTMTYRYSREWNNYGRNNNKTDVANADYVRGGFLDRIDYGTRSATLTATPSAVMDFSYAERCIPTSTFDCGTLNAETRDHWPDVPQDQMCSVDSSSCSGRTAPTFFTRKRLSGVETKILKADGTYRSVDSWALTHSFPDAGDGLDALWLDEVTHTGKGGGSNIALPATQFGSVQRANRVAAGADRSAMNRMRIGEIRTESGAMLTVTYAGADCTPTSTPTAPQSNTRRCMPVWWTPAGNEDPVMEWFHKYVVTKVIDDPRDGGSDPTVTSYSYSGGTAWRYTDDELTLKKHRTWSDWRGYATLNIYTGDTARNPDITRTRTQYEYFRGMHADRESPSGGTKSVQVDGVNDLDQWAGMVRKETVFNDSAVVSTTVNTPWRSSATATDADGDAAFYTGTERTETTTTTPDRTGGNLVTRTVTDFDDLGRPEAVSDLGDVALASDDTCIRTTYIDNTTADIHILDTVRQVETVGVACSASPARPADVVSVQRYAYDGGADGALPTKGLVTTTQEAASHSGTTPVYVNVERTTYDGFGRPDTTKDANDRVTTTRYDTVQNLTTGTTVTSPDPDGSGALVAHKTTTVLDPAWGVPTRITAPDGRVTSGTYDALGRLTSVWEPGRVQGTDTASRTYAYTVRSTGVNAVTTSTLKHDASGYLTSVTLYDGLLRERQTQTTSASDLATGRVITDTTYDTRGLAVLKNHAWHNTAAPGTTIVTTSAAVPGRTLTEYDGAGRVTEELFQVDEDAENYDNGDYVLKWSTTTEHRGDRTLVDPPTGGTPTTTITDGRGRTIALRQHTGGSTATSFVETTYVYDDADRLIRAVDDATNTWTYKYDLRGRKTRTTDPDKGQTDTTYDAVGNVLTTTDARGSVIGYTYDALDRKTTMREGGTDGTIRARWAYDRLANGLMVSGQPTSSTRVVGTGTAATEITTTIDGYEAHGQPTATTTTIPATVGGVSLGTLAKAWTTQYTYTATGKPDTTKYPSGGGLPSETLDLAYDAADQVRGLGGNPGHGLYVAAADYKPTGEVARLSLGNTHAYVQDRDYEFGTNRLIGSTVVAEAPDGTAVDVQHAAYTWDHAGNLTSVFDTPAANLGGRAHDRQCYRYDGLGRLTQAWTPATVQCATNPDTANLGGAAPYWHTYSHDTVGNRTQVVENALPNGTAAQTQNYTRPTPGPNAVRPHTVTSVTTTGRGAGTSTYSWDASGNMTGRNLAGQATQQLTWDVEGELADVRQDGNGDGDTTDANERDSYVYTADGERILRTQDGTTTLYLGYQELTLTHGTGTVTGQRYYTFAGQTIATRTGYYFADVTTIIGDHHNTGTVQIPNVAGPANRVHRYTDPYGKARGPHTGQGADGGADGNWSGEHGYLDKPMDTSGLTAIGARMYDSAIGAFVSVDPIMDLADPLQWNGYAYSHNNPTTFSDPTGERELCETGYTCRNGRDGSITHTKKKPKPKPTIWDISSRLRYSSYYSIFRPLPPVLPVDPRQRALQQIQAAKLQLARATANAARERAERARYAAKAAAYNERVQLAKAAGLNRGAAQVAAGDLRSSLLWGQAGYSGSGPNILGSGATVDDFPKQGSLQANIGGCIGLCGTLAGGYDLNHGWYGYAGGGPGVELGASAGVSLTSGISPGVSAGISGAGSVGPWAMSGYGNFGPQGGFDGGSAGLGLGAGWRYGAHIETGVTVTER from the coding sequence ATGACCGGCAAGGGGCGAGACCAGGCAGCCGATCACGGGCGGACGAATCGACGGGCATGGGGGCCGGCGCTCATTGGCGCCGGGCTCACGCTGGCACTCGTGGTGCCGGCCACGGTGCCCGCGGCGGCCGCAGAGAATCCGAGCGTGGCAGAGCGGCAGTCGTGGAGTCTCGACGAGCGCGCCGAGCACGACCGGGAATTCGCCGGCGACCTCCAACTGCCCGAGGCGCTTCCGGCCACGGAGGCAGAGCCCGAGGCGGTAGCAGTCTCGGTTCCCGACCCACGTACCCATGAAGCGCCGATCACGGTGACCCCTGATGCCAGGAACTTCATTCTCTCGGGGACGAAGGCAGGTACTGCGGCGCCAGACGACATTCGCGCGACCGTTGGCGGGCTACCGGTCCAGCTCGAGAGCCCGGGAAAGAGCGCACGCCGCGCCGCGGGGCTGACCGCCCTCAGCGCACCGGAGAACGTGCGAGTCACAACCCTCGACGACGCCTCGGCGCGTGCCCTGGGCGTGGAAGCGCTGCTCACCGTTGCTCACGCGCCGCAGGCTGGCCAGGTGGGTGCTGCGGGTCTCGGTATGAGCGTGGACTACGAGGGACTGACCGGTGGCAATCCGGAACTTGCTTCGCGGCTGGGACTGGTTTCCTTGCCAGTTTGCGCTCTGAGCACACCCGAGGTACCTGAGTGCCAGGTCCAGACCCCGCTATCGGGTCAGGAGAACCAGGTCGAGGCTGGAACCGTCTCTGCCGTCGTAGAGGTTCCTGCGACCGGGGCGGAGAGGGCCGTGGCGGGCGGCCGGACAGCTCCGGCCCTCGAACGTGGAACCACCAGCGAGGCGATGGTCCTTGCAGTGGCCGCAGACGCGGCAGGTTCCGAGGGCGACTGGAAGGCGACCTCGTTGTCGGGTGCCGCGGCATGGGAGACCACAGAGGGGACAGGGTCGTTCACGTGGTCCTATCCCTTCCGTGCCCCTGGGACCGCCGGCGGACTCGTTCCTGAGGTGTCCCTGTCCTACGACTCGGGCAGCGTGGACGGGCGTGTGGCCTCGGCCAACACACAGACCTCCGAGATCGGCGAGGGCTGGGACCTGACCGCCGGAGGCTACGTCGAGCGCAAGTTCGTGCCCTGCGTCGACGACCAAGCATCCTCCAACAACGAGGCGCCGAACAACGCGGACTACGACACAGGCGACTTGTGCTGGAAGAACGACAACGCAACCCTCGTGTTGGGCGGCAAGGCGACCGACCTGGTCAAGGACGAGGCCTCCGGAAAGTGGCGCCTGGAGGCGGACGACAACACGAAGGTGGAGTCCCTGACCGGGGGTTGGAACGCCGACGAGGACAAGGAATACTGGAGGGTCACAACCGCAGACGGGACGCAGTACTGGTTCGGTCGGGACAAGCGCGCCTCCGATGATCCGGTCACGAGCCTGTACTCGGCGTGGACGGTTCCTGTGTTCGGCAATCACCCGGGCGAGCCTTGCTACGAGAACGCGGCGAACGGCGGCTTCGCTGCCTCGTCATGCCGCAAGACGTGGCGATGGAACCTGGACTACGTCGTCGACACCTCCGGTAACACCATGACCTACCGGTACTCACGAGAGTGGAACAACTACGGACGGAACAACAACAAGACCGACGTGGCGAACGCTGACTACGTGCGCGGCGGGTTCCTGGACCGAATCGACTATGGCACGCGATCGGCAACCCTGACCGCTACACCATCAGCGGTGATGGACTTCAGCTACGCCGAGCGATGCATCCCCACGAGTACCTTCGACTGCGGGACCTTGAACGCGGAGACGCGTGATCATTGGCCCGATGTCCCTCAGGACCAGATGTGCTCTGTCGACTCCAGCTCTTGTTCAGGGCGTACCGCGCCGACGTTCTTCACCCGCAAGCGTCTGAGCGGAGTCGAGACCAAGATCCTCAAGGCTGACGGCACCTACCGCTCGGTCGACTCCTGGGCGTTGACGCACTCGTTCCCCGACGCCGGCGACGGGCTGGATGCGCTCTGGCTGGACGAGGTCACGCACACCGGCAAGGGCGGGGGCTCGAACATCGCATTGCCGGCTACGCAGTTCGGTTCGGTTCAGCGAGCGAACCGAGTGGCTGCGGGTGCCGACCGTTCGGCGATGAATCGTATGCGCATCGGTGAGATTCGGACCGAATCGGGTGCCATGTTGACCGTGACGTACGCGGGCGCGGACTGCACCCCGACGTCGACGCCAACAGCACCGCAGTCGAACACGCGGCGTTGCATGCCTGTGTGGTGGACCCCGGCGGGCAACGAGGATCCGGTGATGGAGTGGTTCCACAAGTACGTCGTGACCAAGGTGATCGATGATCCGCGCGACGGCGGGTCTGATCCCACGGTGACCAGCTACAGCTATTCCGGCGGAACAGCGTGGCGGTACACCGACGACGAGCTCACGCTGAAGAAGCACCGCACATGGTCGGATTGGCGTGGGTACGCCACCTTGAATATCTACACCGGTGACACGGCACGGAACCCAGACATCACGCGGACGCGTACGCAGTACGAGTACTTCCGAGGCATGCACGCAGACCGTGAAAGCCCGAGCGGCGGTACGAAGAGCGTGCAGGTCGACGGCGTCAACGACCTCGATCAGTGGGCCGGAATGGTACGTAAGGAGACCGTCTTCAACGATAGCGCGGTCGTGTCCACGACCGTGAACACGCCGTGGCGGTCATCAGCGACCGCTACTGACGCTGATGGTGACGCGGCGTTCTACACCGGCACAGAAAGAACTGAGACAACGACAACGACTCCCGACCGTACCGGCGGGAACCTCGTTACTCGGACAGTCACGGACTTTGATGATCTCGGACGCCCGGAAGCGGTCAGCGACCTGGGAGACGTGGCACTAGCGTCCGACGACACCTGCATCCGGACCACGTACATCGACAACACGACCGCCGATATTCACATTCTTGACACCGTGCGCCAGGTCGAGACGGTGGGCGTTGCTTGCTCGGCGTCCCCAGCACGCCCAGCAGACGTGGTTTCCGTCCAGCGGTACGCGTACGACGGCGGCGCTGATGGTGCCCTCCCGACCAAGGGGCTCGTGACAACGACCCAGGAAGCGGCTTCCCACAGCGGCACTACACCCGTATACGTGAACGTCGAACGCACCACGTACGACGGTTTCGGGCGACCGGACACTACCAAGGATGCCAACGACCGCGTCACGACGACCAGGTACGACACGGTGCAGAACCTGACAACCGGGACCACCGTCACCAGCCCCGACCCGGACGGTAGCGGCGCACTCGTCGCCCATAAAACCACGACCGTGCTCGACCCTGCCTGGGGAGTCCCGACGAGGATCACTGCTCCCGATGGTCGGGTCACGTCTGGAACGTACGACGCCTTGGGCCGGCTGACGTCGGTCTGGGAGCCGGGCCGAGTGCAAGGCACCGACACCGCGAGTCGCACGTATGCGTACACGGTGCGCTCGACCGGAGTCAATGCCGTGACCACGAGCACCTTGAAGCACGACGCGTCCGGGTACCTGACCAGCGTGACGCTGTATGACGGGCTGCTGCGTGAACGACAGACCCAGACCACTTCAGCCTCGGACCTGGCCACAGGGCGGGTCATCACCGACACGACCTATGACACTCGTGGGCTGGCCGTCCTGAAGAATCACGCGTGGCACAACACCGCGGCCCCGGGCACGACGATCGTCACCACCTCTGCGGCCGTGCCTGGACGAACCCTGACGGAGTACGACGGCGCCGGGCGGGTCACCGAAGAGCTGTTCCAGGTCGACGAAGACGCCGAGAACTACGACAACGGCGACTACGTTTTGAAGTGGTCCACCACCACCGAGCACCGCGGAGACCGGACACTGGTCGACCCGCCCACGGGTGGAACACCAACCACCACGATCACAGATGGAAGAGGCCGCACGATCGCGCTGCGGCAGCACACGGGCGGCAGCACGGCGACGTCCTTCGTCGAGACGACCTACGTCTACGATGACGCGGACCGGCTCATTCGGGCTGTGGACGACGCGACCAATACCTGGACGTACAAATACGATCTGCGTGGTCGCAAGACCCGCACCACCGACCCCGACAAGGGCCAGACCGACACGACCTACGACGCGGTAGGCAACGTCCTGACCACCACCGACGCGCGGGGGAGCGTCATCGGCTACACCTACGATGCACTGGACCGGAAGACCACGATGCGCGAAGGCGGTACGGACGGAACGATCCGTGCACGATGGGCCTACGACCGCCTCGCCAACGGCCTGATGGTTTCAGGCCAGCCAACGTCGTCAACCCGAGTCGTCGGCACCGGAACGGCAGCGACGGAGATCACCACCACGATCGACGGGTACGAAGCTCACGGTCAGCCGACCGCCACGACGACGACCATCCCGGCAACCGTCGGCGGTGTCAGCCTGGGCACGCTGGCCAAGGCATGGACGACCCAGTACACCTACACCGCGACCGGCAAGCCCGACACGACGAAGTACCCCTCCGGCGGAGGGCTCCCGTCGGAGACGCTTGACCTGGCCTACGACGCCGCGGACCAGGTCAGAGGTCTCGGCGGCAACCCTGGTCACGGCCTCTATGTCGCCGCCGCGGACTACAAGCCCACCGGCGAGGTCGCGCGCCTGTCGCTCGGCAACACGCACGCGTATGTGCAGGACCGGGATTATGAGTTCGGTACGAACCGGTTGATCGGCTCCACGGTCGTGGCGGAGGCCCCCGACGGCACAGCAGTGGACGTGCAGCATGCCGCGTACACCTGGGATCACGCAGGGAACCTCACGTCGGTCTTCGACACCCCGGCCGCGAATCTTGGCGGGCGGGCACACGACCGGCAGTGCTACCGCTACGACGGACTCGGCCGGCTGACCCAGGCATGGACCCCGGCCACCGTCCAGTGCGCAACGAACCCGGACACGGCCAACCTCGGCGGTGCGGCGCCGTACTGGCACACCTACAGCCACGACACTGTCGGTAACCGAACCCAGGTCGTCGAGAACGCACTGCCCAACGGCACCGCGGCACAGACCCAGAACTACACTCGACCCACCCCTGGGCCGAACGCTGTCCGGCCACACACCGTGACGTCCGTGACGACGACCGGGCGCGGAGCAGGTACCTCGACCTACAGCTGGGACGCATCGGGAAACATGACCGGGCGTAACCTCGCAGGTCAGGCGACTCAGCAGCTGACCTGGGACGTCGAGGGCGAACTTGCCGACGTGCGCCAGGACGGCAACGGCGACGGCGACACCACCGATGCGAACGAACGCGATTCCTACGTCTACACCGCCGACGGCGAGCGGATCCTGCGCACCCAGGACGGGACAACCACGCTCTATCTCGGGTACCAAGAATTGACCCTAACCCACGGCACCGGCACCGTCACCGGTCAGCGGTACTACACCTTCGCGGGACAGACCATCGCAACCCGCACCGGTTACTACTTCGCTGACGTCACCACCATCATCGGCGACCACCACAACACCGGAACCGTCCAGATCCCAAACGTCGCGGGCCCGGCAAACCGCGTCCACCGATACACCGACCCCTACGGCAAGGCGCGTGGCCCTCACACTGGCCAGGGAGCGGACGGCGGTGCCGACGGCAACTGGAGCGGCGAGCACGGATACCTCGACAAGCCCATGGACACATCCGGCCTTACGGCGATCGGGGCCAGGATGTACGACTCGGCTATCGGTGCATTCGTCTCAGTAGACCCGATCATGGACCTCGCCGACCCGCTGCAGTGGAACGGCTACGCTTACTCCCACAACAACCCAACCACGTTCTCCGACCCTACCGGCGAACGGGAGTTGTGCGAGACCGGATACACATGCCGCAACGGGCGCGACGGAAGTATCACCCACACAAAGAAGAAGCCCAAGCCCAAGCCCACAATCTGGGATATAAGTTCGCGTTTGCGGTACTCAAGTTATTACAGCATTTTCCGCCCGCTGCCGCCGGTTCTCCCCGTTGACCCTAGGCAGCGTGCGCTCCAGCAAATTCAAGCAGCAAAACTGCAGTTGGCGCGAGCTACAGCTAATGCGGCGAGAGAGAGGGCTGAACGGGCGCGTTATGCGGCTAAAGCCGCTGCGTACAACGAGCGGGTTCAACTGGCCAAGGCGGCTGGGCTTAATCGAGGGGCTGCTCAGGTGGCTGCGGGGGACTTGAGATCGAGCCTCCTGTGGGGGCAAGCAGGATACTCGGGCTCTGGCCCCAATATCCTCGGGTCAGGTGCTACGGTCGACGATTTCCCCAAGCAGGGCTCGCTGCAGGCGAATATCGGAGGATGTATCGGCCTGTGCGGCACCCTTGCAGGCGGATATGACCTCAATCACGGGTGGTACGGATATGCCGGAGGAGGGCCTGGAGTGGAACTGGGGGCGAGCGCGGGCGTCTCTCTCACGAGTGGAATCTCCCCAGGTGTTTCCGCCGGGATTTCAGGAGCGGGTTCGGTGGGACCATGGGCGATGAGCGGCTATGGCAACTTTGGTCCGCAGGGCGGGTTCGACGGTGGTTCAGCCGGGCTCGGGCTCGGAGCAGGTTGGAGGTACGGTGCGCATATTGAGACCGGGGTAACGGTCACGGAGCGTTAG